In the genome of Rhodoplanes sp. Z2-YC6860, one region contains:
- a CDS encoding Bug family tripartite tricarboxylate transporter substrate binding protein, which translates to MRLRTAIREIAFGVGALVLSSTLALAFPDRPITIIVPSSPGGSTDLMARIMGQKLTERWGQPVVISNVAGAGGSIGAARAAKAAADGYTWLMTTNSPLTTNLALYKSLDYDTERDFQAVAMIAQSPMLLVANPRLGVRTAKDLVEAAKKEPGKIAVGISGFGAGTHLAISEFSRLTDTKFTIVPYRGGPPMLAAMISGEEVLVGFSDIVPALPLVRDGKLRAIATPLLQRSAAAPEVPTIEEAGVPRIDVTSWNGIFIPKATPVEVVKLINGEVNRIFSEADVRQRIEAIGQNPVPAMSQEQFASFVRAEIPRWREIVRNAHIEIQTLPAQ; encoded by the coding sequence ATGAGGTTACGTACAGCGATACGGGAGATCGCGTTTGGCGTCGGCGCGCTGGTGCTGTCGTCCACGCTCGCTCTGGCCTTTCCGGACCGTCCGATCACGATCATCGTGCCATCGTCGCCGGGCGGGTCCACGGACCTGATGGCGCGCATCATGGGCCAGAAGCTGACCGAGCGCTGGGGCCAGCCTGTCGTCATTTCGAACGTGGCAGGCGCAGGCGGCAGCATCGGCGCGGCGCGTGCGGCGAAGGCGGCTGCCGACGGCTATACGTGGCTGATGACCACCAATTCTCCGCTGACCACAAATCTCGCTCTCTACAAGTCCCTCGATTACGACACCGAGCGGGACTTTCAAGCGGTGGCGATGATTGCCCAGAGTCCGATGCTGCTGGTGGCCAATCCAAGGCTTGGTGTTCGCACGGCCAAGGACCTGGTGGAGGCTGCAAAAAAAGAACCAGGCAAGATTGCCGTCGGCATCTCAGGATTTGGCGCCGGTACCCATCTCGCGATTTCGGAATTCAGTCGACTGACCGACACGAAGTTCACGATCGTGCCTTATCGCGGCGGTCCGCCGATGCTGGCAGCCATGATCTCGGGCGAAGAGGTTTTGGTCGGATTCAGCGACATCGTGCCTGCATTGCCTCTGGTTCGTGACGGGAAGTTGCGCGCCATTGCAACGCCGTTGCTGCAACGCTCGGCGGCTGCGCCCGAAGTGCCGACCATCGAGGAGGCTGGCGTGCCGAGGATCGACGTCACCTCGTGGAATGGCATCTTCATCCCAAAGGCCACGCCCGTGGAGGTCGTCAAACTCATCAATGGCGAGGTCAATCGCATCTTCAGCGAAGCGGACGTCCGGCAACGGATCGAGGCGATAGGGCAAAATCCGGTTCCGGCGATGTCGCAAGAACAGTTTGCAAGCTTCGTGCGCGCCGAGATACCGCGCTGGCGCGAGATTGTGCGAAACGCCCATATCGAAATTCAGACTTTGCCGGCGCAATAG
- a CDS encoding phage portal protein, which produces MQLWPFRAERKSTTTGREALVDYAVRTSSDIAVSPERALRCPAVFAGVRVRCEVLGTLPIVLYKRRNDDGKERAADHPLYRLLHDRPNGWTSAAQFVMELEHDAIMHGAGYALANRNGERIVELIRLHPHAVTEEIDRATLEPAYRVTAAGGQRTYSWRDILHVPTIVGTSMPLPSTALPSANAAKRLASPSQ; this is translated from the coding sequence ATGCAACTTTGGCCTTTCCGCGCTGAGCGCAAATCTACCACCACGGGCCGGGAAGCCCTGGTCGACTATGCCGTGCGTACATCATCGGACATCGCGGTCTCGCCAGAGCGCGCGCTCCGCTGCCCAGCGGTCTTTGCCGGCGTGCGCGTTCGCTGCGAAGTGCTAGGTACCTTGCCCATCGTCCTCTACAAGCGCCGAAACGACGACGGCAAAGAGCGCGCGGCGGATCATCCGCTCTATCGATTGCTTCACGACCGCCCCAACGGCTGGACGAGCGCCGCTCAATTCGTGATGGAGCTCGAACACGACGCCATCATGCACGGCGCGGGCTACGCGCTTGCCAACCGCAACGGCGAAAGAATCGTCGAGTTGATCCGCCTTCACCCGCATGCAGTGACGGAAGAGATCGACCGCGCAACGCTCGAGCCGGCGTATAGGGTTACGGCAGCGGGCGGGCAACGCACGTACTCTTGGCGCGACATTCTGCATGTCCCAACCATCGTGGGAACTTCGATGCCCCTGCCCTCAACCGCTCTGCCATCCGCCAATGCAGCGAAGCGATTGGCCTCGCCATCGCAATAG
- a CDS encoding glycosyltransferase 87 family protein, with product MQNVGNGLTKGRQAILTGLMAWSLAMLWLCWRSGIQHDYEAYLQLWDSFLAGQDPWQPENAYGPLHTVTGLLRHFGPLAPKFVIVGTMLIANAFFVSELLRRRGVSPILIVYLLAVPTNVLVVGMGIIYGLNDAMVATLLVGAVILRCRNQFLCCGVLVGVAALTKYYPLLLLPFFALDKGRIRWIVIAGGAGVFGLGFAAALAVWGNGPLRAIAFGAERGPKLLSIISALSSVYGDGFTGWLIRYNSLFVVLGVAATLLFSWKARLNWLEGVVIGYLTMLTLYKVGHQQFYIPWLFMVASLPLMSSRPSDVIAMILMPAVLLLSLYQFGYQFGSDGYQKQLFWIRQFAGFIAFLVSATSIAVCSMYLSTFRGNVSSRQNRVTSQMIADPTVGDTN from the coding sequence ATGCAGAACGTTGGGAACGGGCTAACCAAGGGGCGCCAGGCAATCCTCACGGGATTGATGGCTTGGTCGCTTGCGATGCTTTGGCTGTGCTGGCGGTCTGGAATACAGCACGACTACGAGGCCTACCTTCAGCTTTGGGATAGTTTCTTGGCAGGTCAGGACCCCTGGCAACCTGAGAATGCTTATGGACCCTTGCACACTGTCACCGGCTTGCTTCGCCATTTTGGTCCGCTTGCACCGAAGTTCGTCATAGTCGGTACAATGCTTATCGCCAACGCATTTTTCGTGTCGGAACTACTTAGGCGAAGAGGCGTAAGTCCGATCCTGATAGTCTATCTGCTCGCAGTTCCAACCAACGTGCTGGTCGTGGGTATGGGCATTATCTATGGCCTAAACGATGCGATGGTCGCCACGCTGCTTGTCGGCGCTGTCATCTTGAGGTGTCGAAACCAATTCCTCTGTTGCGGCGTCCTTGTTGGCGTCGCGGCCCTCACAAAATACTATCCGCTGTTGCTGCTGCCGTTCTTTGCGCTCGATAAAGGCCGCATACGCTGGATCGTCATTGCGGGTGGAGCAGGGGTCTTTGGCCTCGGGTTTGCGGCCGCTCTCGCGGTCTGGGGAAATGGCCCCCTCAGGGCAATCGCATTCGGTGCGGAACGAGGTCCAAAGCTCCTCTCTATCATTAGCGCTCTGAGCAGCGTGTACGGCGATGGATTTACCGGCTGGTTGATCAGGTACAATTCGCTCTTCGTTGTCTTAGGCGTCGCGGCCACGCTACTTTTTTCGTGGAAAGCGCGTCTCAATTGGCTTGAAGGCGTCGTCATCGGCTACTTGACGATGCTTACCCTCTATAAGGTCGGTCATCAGCAATTCTACATCCCCTGGCTATTCATGGTGGCCTCGCTGCCGCTGATGTCTAGCCGGCCGTCTGACGTGATCGCTATGATCCTGATGCCGGCAGTTCTTCTGCTGTCTCTCTATCAGTTCGGCTATCAGTTTGGCTCCGACGGCTACCAAAAGCAGCTATTCTGGATACGCCAATTCGCCGGCTTCATCGCCTTCTTAGTCAGCGCAACAAGCATTGCTGTTTGTTCGATGTATCTGTCTACCTTCCGCGGCAACGTTTCATCGAGACAAAATCGCGTGACCAGTCAGATGATCGCGGACCCCACCGTGGGTGACACGAACTGA
- a CDS encoding cyclic nucleotide-binding domain-containing protein, protein MRKSDAELVRHLPLFADMADAHFDALMKAAFLQTFPERTVLIREGDLPDFLHVVVEGSVELFANWEGHETTIDVIRPLTTFILAAVIRDEVYLKSARTLGPARILMLPAEAVRDLFGRDAAFARAVVGELAERYRRTIRVLKDHKLRSSIERLANWILEEDRLQGGHDRVTLGHDKRTLSARLGMTPENLSRNLAGLSDHGVSVSGRDIAIIDKTKLRRLAKPHRLIDESAA, encoded by the coding sequence ATGCGCAAATCCGACGCCGAATTGGTTCGCCATCTGCCGCTGTTCGCGGACATGGCCGACGCGCATTTTGATGCGCTGATGAAAGCCGCGTTCCTGCAAACGTTTCCAGAGCGCACCGTCTTGATTCGAGAGGGCGATCTGCCGGATTTCCTCCATGTTGTGGTCGAAGGGAGCGTCGAGCTGTTCGCGAACTGGGAAGGCCATGAGACCACCATCGACGTCATTCGCCCACTGACCACTTTCATTCTCGCGGCGGTCATTCGAGACGAGGTGTATTTGAAGTCGGCGCGAACGCTTGGTCCCGCGCGCATCCTCATGCTTCCGGCGGAAGCCGTACGGGACCTGTTCGGCCGCGATGCGGCCTTCGCCCGCGCCGTGGTCGGCGAATTGGCCGAGCGCTATCGGCGCACGATCCGAGTCCTGAAAGACCACAAGCTCCGATCGAGCATCGAGCGGCTGGCGAACTGGATTCTGGAAGAGGATCGCCTTCAGGGCGGCCATGACCGCGTCACGCTTGGCCACGACAAGCGTACCTTGTCCGCGCGCTTGGGCATGACCCCGGAGAACCTGTCTCGAAATCTTGCCGGCCTGTCCGACCACGGCGTGTCGGTGTCAGGCCGGGACATCGCCATCATCGACAAAACAAAGCTGCGGCGCCTCGCCAAACCTCACCGGCTGATCGACGAGTCAGCCGCGTGA
- a CDS encoding nitrate/nitrite transporter, protein MSGAEPVSTREQGKALWLSTIAFTVCFAVWTIFAIIGVRIKDELGLNETEFGLLVGTPILTGSLIRLALGIWTDQYGGRVVYTVTMLAAAVATFLLSYAHTYPQMLLAALGVGIAGGSFAVGIAYVSRWYPSEQQGLALGIFGAGNAGAAVTKFVAPFVLVAYGWQVTAQVWAAAIALMAVVFWFTTTDDPVLRERRARGEKPTSAWVELEPLKNIQVWRFGLYYFFVFGAFVALSLWLPRYLINVYGIDIKTAGMAAAMFSLPASLFRVYGGHLSDRYGARRVMYWTFMVSVVCTFVLAYPPTDYVVRGIQGPIAFHMEMGLPLFIVTVFVLGFFMALGKAAVYKHIPVYYPKNVGAVGGLVGMIGGLGGFALPIAFGALNDLTGIWTSCFMLLFLLVTGALLWMHMAIRQMERGVAEAELAKLPELPEMQEIHKPEHIGALSGKVIKDWRPEDKKFWETTGRAIARRNLWLSIPALLLSFAVWQVWSVVVAKLPSIGFNFTTEQLFWLAALPGISGAVLRIFYSFMVPIFGGRLWTTVATWSLMIPAVGIGYAVQNPSTPYVLFLTLALLCGFGGGNFASSMSNISFFFPRSEKGNALALNAGLGNLGVSVVQFVVPIAITAGVFGWLGGEPVMVKSGAQQIPLWLQNAGFIWVPFIAASAFTCWFGMNDIAAAKASFSEQAVIFQRKHNWVMCWLYTGTFGSFIGFSAGFPLLAKTQFPAIDALPFVFLGPLVGALSRSATGWVSDKWGGARVTIWVFILMMAGCAGVLYFLGIKEQPGAFWGFFAMFLVLFFAAGVGNASTFQMIPNIMRKEMDRLMPQADAAARLRQAEKESAAITGFTSAIAAFGAFFIPKSYGTSIGLTGGVEAALWGFLIFYVSCLVITWGFYTRRGGLLYDVERRPPATPSTPVAAATPAE, encoded by the coding sequence ATGTCTGGGGCAGAACCCGTTTCAACACGCGAACAGGGCAAGGCCCTGTGGCTCTCGACCATCGCATTCACAGTTTGTTTTGCGGTCTGGACCATCTTCGCCATCATCGGCGTCCGCATCAAAGATGAGCTCGGCCTCAACGAGACCGAATTCGGCCTCTTGGTCGGCACCCCGATCCTGACCGGCTCGCTCATTCGCCTGGCGCTCGGCATTTGGACCGATCAGTACGGCGGCCGGGTCGTCTACACGGTGACGATGCTCGCGGCGGCGGTCGCGACCTTCCTTCTGTCCTATGCGCACACCTATCCGCAGATGCTCCTGGCCGCGCTGGGCGTGGGTATCGCCGGTGGCTCGTTTGCGGTCGGCATCGCGTATGTCTCGCGCTGGTATCCGTCCGAGCAGCAGGGCCTCGCGCTCGGCATCTTCGGGGCTGGCAATGCCGGTGCCGCCGTCACCAAATTCGTCGCGCCGTTCGTCCTCGTCGCTTATGGCTGGCAGGTGACCGCGCAGGTCTGGGCCGCCGCCATCGCGCTGATGGCCGTCGTCTTCTGGTTCACCACCACCGACGATCCGGTGCTGCGCGAGCGCCGCGCCCGCGGCGAAAAACCGACCAGCGCGTGGGTCGAGCTCGAACCCTTGAAGAACATCCAGGTCTGGCGCTTCGGCCTCTATTACTTCTTCGTGTTCGGCGCGTTCGTTGCGCTGTCGCTTTGGCTGCCGCGCTACCTGATCAACGTCTACGGCATCGACATCAAGACGGCCGGCATGGCAGCCGCGATGTTCTCGCTGCCGGCAAGCCTGTTCCGTGTCTATGGCGGGCACCTCTCGGACCGCTACGGCGCGCGGCGCGTGATGTACTGGACCTTCATGGTCAGCGTGGTCTGCACCTTCGTGCTGGCCTATCCGCCGACCGATTACGTCGTGCGCGGCATCCAGGGCCCGATTGCCTTCCACATGGAGATGGGTCTGCCGCTCTTCATCGTCACGGTGTTCGTGCTCGGCTTCTTCATGGCGCTGGGCAAGGCCGCGGTCTACAAGCACATCCCCGTCTACTACCCGAAGAACGTTGGCGCCGTCGGCGGCCTGGTTGGCATGATCGGCGGGCTTGGCGGCTTCGCGCTGCCGATCGCGTTCGGCGCGCTCAACGATCTGACGGGAATCTGGACCAGCTGCTTCATGTTGCTGTTCCTGCTGGTCACCGGTGCGCTCTTGTGGATGCACATGGCGATCCGGCAGATGGAGCGCGGTGTGGCCGAGGCGGAGCTCGCCAAGCTCCCCGAGCTTCCCGAGATGCAGGAGATCCACAAGCCCGAGCATATCGGCGCGCTCTCCGGCAAGGTCATCAAGGACTGGCGTCCGGAGGACAAGAAGTTCTGGGAAACCACGGGGCGCGCCATTGCGCGGCGCAACCTGTGGCTCTCGATCCCGGCGCTGCTCTTGTCCTTTGCGGTGTGGCAGGTGTGGTCGGTGGTGGTCGCCAAGTTGCCATCGATCGGCTTCAACTTCACCACCGAGCAGCTGTTCTGGCTCGCGGCGCTGCCGGGCATTTCCGGCGCGGTGCTGCGCATCTTCTACTCCTTCATGGTGCCGATCTTCGGCGGCCGGCTGTGGACCACGGTTGCGACCTGGTCGCTGATGATCCCGGCGGTCGGCATCGGCTATGCGGTGCAGAATCCGAGCACGCCTTACGTTCTGTTCCTGACGCTCGCGCTGCTCTGCGGCTTCGGCGGCGGCAACTTCGCCTCGTCGATGTCCAACATCTCCTTCTTCTTCCCGAGGTCGGAGAAGGGCAATGCGCTTGCGCTCAACGCCGGCCTCGGCAATCTCGGCGTCAGCGTCGTGCAGTTCGTCGTGCCGATTGCGATCACGGCCGGTGTGTTCGGCTGGCTCGGCGGCGAGCCGGTGATGGTCAAGAGCGGAGCCCAGCAGATTCCGCTCTGGCTGCAGAACGCCGGCTTCATCTGGGTGCCGTTCATCGCGGCCAGCGCCTTCACCTGCTGGTTCGGCATGAACGACATCGCCGCGGCCAAGGCTTCGTTCAGCGAGCAGGCCGTGATCTTCCAGCGCAAGCACAACTGGGTGATGTGCTGGCTCTACACCGGCACGTTCGGCTCATTCATCGGCTTCTCGGCGGGCTTTCCGCTGCTCGCCAAGACCCAGTTCCCGGCGATCGATGCGCTGCCCTTCGTGTTCCTCGGTCCGCTGGTCGGTGCGCTGTCGCGCTCGGCCACCGGCTGGGTGTCCGACAAGTGGGGCGGCGCTCGTGTCACGATCTGGGTCTTCATCCTCATGATGGCCGGCTGCGCAGGCGTGCTCTACTTCCTCGGCATCAAGGAGCAGCCGGGCGCATTCTGGGGCTTCTTCGCGATGTTCCTGGTGCTGTTCTTCGCCGCGGGCGTGGGCAATGCCTCGACCTTCCAGATGATCCCCAACATCATGCGGAAGGAGATGGACCGCCTGATGCCGCAGGCCGATGCAGCGGCGCGGCTGCGCCAGGCCGAGAAGGAGTCGGCTGCCATCACCGGCTTCACCTCGGCGATCGCAGCCTTCGGTGCCTTCTTCATCCCGAAGTCCTACGGCACCTCGATCGGGCTCACCGGCGGCGTCGAGGCCGCGCTGTGGGGCTTCCTGATCTTCTACGTGAGCTGCCTCGTCATCACCTGGGGCTTCTACACCCGACGCGGCGGCTTGCTCTACGACGTGGAGCGGCGCCCACCCGCGACCCCTTCAACACCCGTCGCCGCTGCGACACCCGCGGAATAG
- a CDS encoding nitrate reductase subunit alpha encodes MSHFLDRLTFFTRPAEPFSDGHGITTTEDRRWEDGYRKRWQHDKIVRSTHGANCTGSCSWKIYVKGGIVTWETQQTDYPRTRPELPNHEPRGCSRGASYSWYLYSGNRVKYPLVRSRLLKLWRDARVMRTPVGAWASIDEDPKKREAYTSKRGLGGFVRATWDEVTEIIAAANAYTIKQHGPDRIIGFSPIPAMSMVSYAAGSRYLSLIGGVCMSFYDWYCDLPPSSPQTWGEQTDVPESADWYNSGFLILWGSNVPQTRTPDAHFYTEARYRGAKSVVICPDYSEASKFADLWISVKQGTDAALAMAMGHVILREFHVDRQAKYFTDYARQYTDMPFLVRLVKSEGRYVPDRLVRASDFAGTLGEANNPEWKTVAVDEASGEIVVPNGSVGFRWGEKGKWNLEEKDSKGRDTKLCLSLADVRSELVDVAFPYFGNREHDHFAGTDHPSVLVRKLPARRVALNDGEALVATVYDLFVANYGVDRGFGGEHVARSYDANVPYTPAWAEKITGVPRDQIITVAREFALNAEKTNGRSMIIIGAAMNHWYHCDMNYRGVINMLVMCGCVGQSGGGWSHYVGQEKLRPQSGWLPLAFALDWARPPRQQNSTSFFYAHTDQWRYETVGVDEILSPTAPPGPWDGALIDYNVRAERMGWLPSAPQLKQNPLDVAKKAAASGLEAKDYVAKALKSGELQMACEDPDHPDNWPRNMFVWRSNLLGSSGKGHEYFLKHLLGTTHGVQGKDLGETGKKKPKEVSWHDEAPQGKLDLLVTLDFRMSTTCVYSDIVLPTATWYEKNDLNTSDMHPFIHPLSAAVDPVWECKSDWEIYKAIAKKFSEVAPEVLGVEKDVVMTPIQHDSVNEIAQAIDVKDWKKGEVEPIAGKTMPAVAVVERDYPNVYKRFTALGPLMQKLGNAVKGMAWNTEHEVDLLKRLNGTVTAEGPTKGLAKIDTDIDATEVILSLAPETNGEVAVKAWDALSKTTGRDHTHLAIPKEDEKIRFRDVVAQPRKIISAPTWSGLESEKVCYNAGYTNVHELIPWRTLTGRQQLYQDHLWMRAFGEALCVYRPPVDLKTVKPVIDSKPNGEKQIVLNFITPHQKWGIHSTYTDNLLMLTLSRGGPIVWISETDARKAGIADNDWIEAYNSNGALTARAVVSQRVKEGMCLMYHAQEKIVNVPGSEVTGQRGGIHNSVTRIVVKPTHMIGGYAQQSYGFNYYGTIGTNRDEFVIIRKMSKVDWLDKPTADQPEPLAIAPNRAPKMEAAE; translated from the coding sequence ATGAGTCACTTCCTCGATCGACTGACCTTCTTCACGCGTCCGGCGGAGCCCTTTTCTGACGGCCACGGCATCACCACCACCGAAGACCGCCGCTGGGAGGACGGTTATCGCAAGCGCTGGCAGCACGACAAGATCGTGCGATCGACGCACGGCGCGAATTGCACCGGCTCGTGCTCCTGGAAGATCTACGTCAAGGGCGGCATCGTCACCTGGGAGACGCAGCAGACCGACTATCCGCGCACGCGGCCGGAGCTGCCGAATCACGAGCCGCGCGGCTGCTCGCGCGGTGCGAGCTACTCCTGGTATCTCTATTCCGGCAATCGCGTGAAGTATCCGCTGGTGCGGTCGCGGCTGCTCAAGCTGTGGCGCGATGCCCGCGTCATGCGCACGCCGGTCGGCGCCTGGGCCTCGATCGACGAGGATCCGAAGAAGCGCGAGGCTTACACGTCGAAGCGCGGCCTCGGCGGTTTCGTTCGAGCCACCTGGGACGAGGTGACCGAGATCATTGCGGCCGCCAATGCCTACACCATCAAGCAGCATGGCCCCGACCGCATCATCGGCTTCTCGCCGATCCCGGCGATGTCGATGGTCTCTTACGCGGCCGGCTCGCGTTATCTGTCGCTCATCGGCGGCGTCTGTATGTCGTTCTACGACTGGTACTGCGACCTGCCGCCGTCCTCGCCGCAGACCTGGGGCGAGCAGACCGACGTGCCGGAGAGCGCCGACTGGTACAACTCCGGCTTCCTGATCCTGTGGGGCTCCAACGTTCCGCAGACCCGCACGCCGGATGCACACTTCTACACCGAAGCTCGCTATCGCGGCGCCAAGAGCGTCGTGATCTGTCCGGACTATTCGGAAGCCTCGAAATTCGCCGATCTCTGGATCTCGGTGAAGCAGGGCACCGATGCTGCGCTCGCCATGGCGATGGGCCACGTCATCCTGCGCGAGTTCCATGTCGACCGGCAGGCCAAGTATTTTACCGACTACGCGCGCCAGTATACGGATATGCCATTTCTGGTGCGTCTGGTGAAATCCGAGGGACGGTACGTGCCTGACCGGCTCGTACGCGCCTCGGATTTCGCCGGTACTCTCGGCGAAGCCAACAATCCCGAATGGAAGACCGTCGCGGTCGACGAAGCGAGCGGCGAGATCGTCGTGCCGAACGGCTCGGTCGGCTTCCGCTGGGGCGAGAAGGGCAAGTGGAATCTCGAAGAGAAGGATTCCAAGGGCCGTGACACCAAGCTCTGCCTGTCGCTCGCCGATGTCCGGAGCGAACTCGTCGACGTCGCGTTCCCGTATTTCGGCAACCGCGAGCACGACCATTTCGCCGGCACCGATCATCCGAGCGTGCTGGTCCGCAAGCTCCCGGCGCGGCGCGTTGCGCTGAACGACGGCGAAGCGCTGGTCGCGACCGTCTACGACCTGTTCGTCGCCAACTACGGCGTCGACCGCGGCTTCGGCGGCGAGCACGTCGCGCGGTCCTACGACGCCAACGTGCCGTATACGCCGGCCTGGGCTGAGAAGATCACCGGCGTGCCACGCGACCAGATCATCACGGTGGCGCGCGAGTTCGCGCTCAATGCCGAGAAGACCAACGGCCGCTCGATGATCATCATCGGTGCGGCGATGAACCACTGGTACCACTGCGACATGAACTACCGCGGCGTCATCAATATGCTTGTGATGTGCGGTTGCGTCGGGCAATCCGGCGGCGGCTGGTCGCACTATGTCGGGCAGGAGAAGCTGCGCCCGCAATCGGGCTGGCTGCCGCTCGCCTTTGCACTCGACTGGGCGCGTCCGCCGCGCCAGCAGAACTCGACTTCGTTCTTCTACGCCCATACCGACCAGTGGCGCTACGAGACGGTCGGCGTCGACGAAATCCTGTCGCCGACCGCGCCTCCTGGCCCGTGGGACGGCGCGCTGATCGATTACAACGTGCGCGCCGAGCGCATGGGCTGGCTGCCGTCGGCGCCACAACTCAAGCAGAACCCGTTGGACGTGGCGAAGAAGGCTGCGGCTTCGGGTTTGGAGGCCAAGGACTACGTCGCCAAGGCGCTCAAGTCCGGCGAGTTGCAGATGGCGTGCGAGGACCCGGACCATCCGGACAACTGGCCGCGCAATATGTTCGTGTGGCGCTCGAACCTGCTCGGCTCCTCGGGCAAGGGTCACGAATACTTCCTCAAGCATCTGCTCGGCACGACGCATGGCGTGCAGGGCAAGGACCTTGGCGAGACCGGCAAGAAGAAGCCGAAGGAGGTCTCCTGGCACGACGAAGCGCCGCAAGGAAAGCTCGATCTCCTCGTGACGCTCGACTTCCGCATGTCGACCACCTGCGTATACTCCGACATCGTTCTGCCGACCGCGACCTGGTACGAGAAGAACGATCTCAACACCTCGGACATGCATCCGTTCATCCACCCGCTGTCGGCCGCGGTCGATCCGGTGTGGGAGTGCAAGAGCGACTGGGAGATTTACAAGGCGATCGCCAAGAAGTTCTCGGAGGTGGCGCCCGAGGTGCTCGGTGTCGAGAAGGACGTGGTGATGACCCCGATCCAGCACGACAGCGTCAACGAGATCGCCCAGGCGATCGACGTCAAGGATTGGAAGAAGGGCGAGGTCGAGCCGATCGCCGGCAAGACGATGCCTGCGGTCGCCGTGGTCGAGCGCGACTATCCGAATGTCTACAAGCGCTTCACCGCGCTCGGTCCGCTGATGCAGAAGCTCGGCAATGCCGTGAAAGGCATGGCCTGGAACACCGAGCACGAGGTCGACCTGCTCAAGCGCCTCAACGGCACGGTCACCGCCGAGGGCCCGACCAAGGGGCTGGCGAAGATCGACACCGACATCGACGCCACCGAGGTGATCCTGTCGCTCGCGCCGGAAACCAACGGCGAAGTCGCCGTGAAGGCGTGGGACGCGCTGTCCAAGACCACCGGCCGCGACCACACCCATCTCGCGATACCCAAGGAAGACGAGAAAATCCGATTCCGCGATGTGGTGGCGCAGCCGCGCAAGATCATCTCGGCGCCGACCTGGTCGGGGCTCGAGTCCGAGAAGGTCTGCTACAACGCCGGCTACACCAACGTCCATGAGCTGATCCCGTGGCGCACGCTGACCGGCCGTCAGCAGCTCTATCAGGATCATCTGTGGATGCGGGCGTTCGGCGAGGCGCTGTGCGTCTACCGGCCGCCGGTCGACCTGAAGACCGTCAAGCCGGTGATCGACTCCAAGCCCAACGGCGAAAAGCAGATCGTCCTCAACTTCATCACGCCGCATCAGAAGTGGGGCATTCACTCCACCTACACCGACAATCTGCTGATGCTGACGCTGTCGCGCGGCGGGCCGATCGTGTGGATCAGCGAGACCGACGCCAGGAAGGCCGGCATCGCCGACAACGACTGGATCGAGGCCTACAACTCCAACGGCGCGCTGACCGCGCGTGCGGTGGTCTCCCAGCGCGTGAAGGAAGGCATGTGCCTGATGTATCACGCGCAGGAGAAGATCGTGAACGTGCCGGGCTCCGAGGTCACCGGCCAGCGCGGCGGCATCCACAATTCGGTGACGCGGATCGTGGTGAAGCCGACGCACATGATCGGCGGCTATGCCCAGCAGTCCTACGGCTTCAACTACTACGGCACGATCGGCACCAACCGCGACGAGTTCGTCATCATCCGCAAGATGTCGAAGGTCGACTGGCTCGACAAGCCGACCGCCGACCAACCCGAACCGCTGGCGATTGCGCCCAACAGAGCGCCCAAGATGGAGGCTGCAGAATGA